The genomic stretch TGCCCGGATCGGAGAAGTCATACAGCAGGTTGTGGGTCAGCGTCAGCATCTGGTTCGATTGCTGCACTTCGTAACCGCCGAAGCTCGGAATCAAACCGGCGACGAGTGTCGTCGTCGACGTCAACGGCACATTGACCACCGCCGTATTCAGGATGTTGTTGCCGATATTGCCGTGTTCGTTCGTCAGCAGCGTAATACCGTTGCCGCGGTTCGGCATCAAGGTGATCTCGGCCGACGGCGCCATCGGGCCGACACCGAAGGTCTTCTTGATATCGAGGTACAGATCGCCGAACGTACTGTTGAAGTAGTTGTAGGCGCTCTCGTGGTTCGCGAACAGGAACGACGAGCTGCTCTGCGCGCGGTTATAAATGTAAGTCGGGTCGATATAGCCCGTTATCGACAGACCCGCGATCGGACCTGTATTGGCCGCGTCCACCAGCGAGTCGACCTTCAACTGCTGATTGGCGATCTGCTGCTTCATCGACGTGACTTCGTCGTTGGTCAGCGTCGCGCGGGCGCTGCCGTACTCAGGCGACGAGATGTCGACCGGCGCGGCTGCCGTTGCCGGGGCAGGGGCAGCTGTCGCCGCCGCTGCCGCCTTCGGTTTGCTGGCGACTTCTGCCCGGAGCTGCTTCACCTCCTTTTGCAGCGCGTTGAGCTGGGCCTGTAGCGCCTTGATCTGGTCGCTGGTGGCATCTGCCATGGCAAAGCCCGGCAAACTCCCCGCCACCAACAGACAGATGAGCTTCTTTCTCATGCAAATTCTCCTTATTGGTCGTATTGCAAAGGACTTCTTATGCGCGTGCCGTATCGAGCGATTGTCGTGCGGTGGCTTGTTGTGGTGCGGCAGGCAACGGGTCGGCGGCTTCGGCGAGCGCGAAAGCCATCTGCATGTCGCGGTTACGCTTGCGTTCGCGCAGCTGCATCCAGCGGTTGACCGCGATCACGCCGATCGTCACCGTGGTGATGAAAATCGTTGCAAGCGCGTTCATTTCCGGATTCAGACCGAGGCGCACCCGCGAAAACACGACGAGCGGCAGCGTGGTCGAGCCCGGACCGGACAAAAAGGCCGACAGCACGAGGTCGTCGAAAGAGAGCGTGAACGACAGCAGCCAGCCGGACATCAGCGCCTGCGAGATCAGCGGCAGCGTGATCAGGAAGAACACCTTGAAGGGCGTGGCGCCGAGATCGAGCGCGGCTTCTTCGAGCGACTTGTTGAGCTCTTTCACCCGCGATTGCACGATGATCGCAACGTAGGACACGCACAGCATCACGTGACCGATCCAGATCGTGAAGAGGCCACGCCCCTTCGGCCAACCCAGCATCTGTTCGAGCGCGACGAACAGCAACAGCAGCGAGATGCCCTGGATCACTTCGGGAATCACGAGCGGCGCGTTGATCATCCCGGCAAACAGCGTGAAGCCGCGAAAGCGTCCGAAGCGGGCGAGCACGAAACCGGCCCACGTACCGATCACCACCGACGCACAGGCGGTCAGCAGGCCGATCTTCAACGAGAGCCACGCAGCGTTCAGCAGTTCCCCGTCCTGCAACAGCGCCCCGTACCATTTGAGCGAGAATCCGGACCAGACTGTGACGAGCTTCGACTCGTTGAACGAATACACCACCAGGCTGATGATCGGGATGTACAGAAACAGGAAGCCAAAAGTCAGCACACCCGTGGAAAGCGTTCTATTTGGCTTGATCATTTCGTGCCCTCCAGTTCCTTGACCTGGTAGTACTGGAACACGGCCATCGGCACGAGCAGCAGCAGAACCATCGCGACGGTGACGGCGGATGCCATCGGCCAGTCCATATCGTTGAAGAATTCATCCCACATCACACGGCCGATCATCAACGTATCGGCGCCGCCGAGCAGTTCAGGAATCACGTACTCGCCGACTGCCGGAATGAACACCAGCAGGCTGCCGGCGATGATGCCGTTCTTCGACAGCGGCAACGTGATGCGCGTGAACGCGGTCCACGGTTTGCAGCCGAGGTCATAAGCGGCTTCGAGTAGCGTCAGATCCCTCTTCACCAGGTGCGCATACAACGGCATCACCATGAACGGAAGATACGAATAAACCATGCCGATATACACGCCAATATCAGTGTGGTAAAGGCGCAACGGCGAATGAATCATGCCGATCGCCATCAGCGTGTGATTGAGCAGGCCGTCGTCCTTCAGAATGCCGATCCATGCGTAGACGCGAATCAGGAACGATGTCCAGAACGGCAGCATCACGCCCATCATCAGCAGGTTGCGTTTGGTCGGCTCCGAGCGGGCGATGTAGTACGCAATCGGATAGCCGATCAACAGGCAGAAGAAGGTCGAAATCCCGGCCATCTTCAGCGAGCTGATATACGTCGCGACGTACAGATCGTCCTGCAGCAGGAAGGCGTAGTGGCTAAGCTGCATCGCGAAGTGCACCATGCCGTCCTTGACCGTCACGAGGTCCGTGTACGGCGGAATGCCCAGGCGCAGATCGGCGAAGCTGATCTTCAGCACCAGCACGAACGGCAACGCGAAGAACACCGTGAGCCAGAGGAACGGCACGCCGATCACGGTCGAGCGGCCCGACGGCACCAGCATCGAAAGGCGGTTTTTCAGCGCGCCGAGCAAGCGGCTGCCGGACGGCGCACCGAGCGCCGCGGGGGAGGTGGGGGCGGGATTTCTCATTGCGTCAGCACCACACCGCTTGCCGGCGACCAGTGGACGAACACGTCGTCGTTATAGGAAGGCGCACCTTCGCTCATCAGGTGCGAGCTGGAGAGATTCGACACCACGGTCTTGCCGCTCGGCAGGCGCACGTGATACAGCGAATAGCTGCCCATGTACGCGACATCCGAGACCACACCGCGCGCCCAGTTGTGCGGCGTGCCCGGCTTCTCAAGCGACACCTTCACGCGTTCCGGACGCACCGAGATGCCGACCGGCATGCCGAGCGGACCGGTAATGCCGTGGCTCACATACATGCGCGTTTCGAGGTCTTCGCTTTCGACGAAGATATGGTCCGGTTCGTCTTCGACCACCGTGCCTTCGAACAGGTTGGTCGAACCGATGAACTCCGCCGAGAAGCGGCTGTTCGGGAATTCGTAGACCTGGCTCGGCGAGCCGATCTGCACGATGCGGCCTTCGCTCATCACCGCGAGGCGGCCGGCCATCGTCATCGCTTCTTCCTGATCGTGCGTGACCATCACGCAGGTGACATCGACCTTTTCGATAATGTTGACGAGTTCGAGCTGGGTCTTCTGGCGGATCTTCTTGTCGAGTGCCGACATCGGCTCGTCGAGCAGCAGCAGCTTGGGGCGCTTGACGAGCGAGCGGGCGAGCGCGACGCGCTGTTGCTGGCCGCCCGAGAGCTGATGGGGCTTGCGCTGCGCGTATTTGCTCATCTGCACGAGATTGAGCGCGTCGGCGACGCGTTCCTTGATCTCGTTCTTCGGCGTGCCTTCCTGCTTGAGGCCGAAGGCGATATTCGCTTCGACGCTCATATGCGGGAAGAGGGCGTACGACTGAAACATCATGTTGACCGGCCGTTTGTACGGCGGCATTGCCGCGAGATCTTCGCCATCGACGAAGATACGGCCGGAGGTCACCGACTCCAGCCCTGCGAGCATGCGCAGTAGCGTGGACTTGCCGCAGCCGGAACTGCCGAGCAGCGCGAACAGTTCGTTCTTCGCGATGCTCAGATTGACGTTGTCGACAGCGGTACTGTCGCCGAATTTCTTCACGACGTTTTCGATGCGGACAAACTCATCCGATTTCGATTTCGTCGTCGGAGCGGGGCGGGCCATCTGAGTGGCGCCGGCTGCGCTATTTAAGGTCGTCGAGTTCATGATGTAACCATTCCTTGCGGATCGCGGGCGCAAGTGTCTCCATACGGGGCGCTGGAAGCGGCTCGCAAGATACGCTGCGATCTGAAAACATGGGACTGCGCGCAGGTGGGACCCTGAAAGCGCGCAGGCTGACTACCGTTACTGCAATTCATGCGCTCAGGGTTCGAGCGATCCCTGAGCGCGGGATCAATGCTTCGTCTGATTGGCCAGAATCAATGGCCGGTTTTGAGCTGCGCCCAAAGACGGTTTTCGAGGCGCAGGATGTCGGTCGGCATGGGCTTCATCAGCGTCATCTTGCCCAACACTTCGTCGCCCGGATAAACGGTCTTGTCTTCCGCGACAGCCGGCGTCACGAACTGGCGCGCGGCCTTGTTCGCGGTCGGGTAGAACACTTCGTTAGTAATCGCGGCGTTGACCTTCGGGTCTGAAATGTAATTGATCCACTTCAACGCGGCTTCAGGATGCGGGGCGTCTTTCGGAATCACCATTACGTCGAACCACAGCAGGCCGCCTTCCTTCGCGTTCGAGAATTTGATCTGATACGAGCGCTTGGCTTCCGCACTGCGGCGGCTCGCAATGCCGACGTCGCCGGACCAGCCGAGCGCGACGCAGATGTCATTGTTCGCGAGATCGTTGATGTAGCCCGACGAGTTGAATTGGGTAATGTATGGGCGGACTTTCTTCAGCACTTCGAAGGCGGCCTGATAGTCGGCGGGGTTCGTGCTGTTCGGGTCCTTGTGCATGTATTGCAGCGTGGCGGCGAACACGTCGACGGCCTGGTCGAGGAACGACACGCCGCAGCTCTTCAGCTTCGACAGATTGGCCGGATCCAGCACGAGGGCCCAGCTATCCACCGGCGCGTTGTCGCCGAGCGCCTTCTTGACGGCCTGTACGTTGTAGCCGATACCGTCGGTACCGTAGGCCCAGGGCACACCGTACTGGTTGCCCGGATCGGCGTCGGCGATCATCTTCATCAGTACGGGGTCGAGATTGACGAGATTCGGCAGCTTCGATTTGTCGAGCTTCTGGTACACGCCGGCCTGGATCTGCTTGGCCATATAGTTCGACGTCGGCACCACGATGTCGTAGCCGGAACTGCCGGCGAGCAGTTTGGCCTGCAACGTGTCGTCGCTATCGTAGTTGTCGTATTTGACGTGAATACCGGCTTGCTTCTCGAAGTTCGGAATCGTGTCCTTCGCAATGTAGTCCGACCAGTTGTACACGTTCAGTTCCGTATCGGCCGCAAGGGCCGGCGTGACCGACAGCGCCGCAAAACCCGTGAAGGCGAGAAGCGCGGCCCCCGCGACCGCATGACGAAGATGACTAACGCTCATGGTTTTTTCCCTTGATGTGAAGAACCGGCATGAGCATGGATCGTGGGTACGCCCATGCCGGAACGAACTGCCGTTACGAAATTCCGAGTTGTTGTGCCGTTGCATCGATGGCTTTTTTGGCCTTCGAAACGATTTCATCGATTTCCAGCTTCGTGATCACGAGCGGCGGCGACAGCAGCATCCGGTCGCCGGTGGCGCGCATGATCAGGTTGCCGTTGAAGCAGAAGTCGCGGCAGATCGTGCCGACGTCGCCGCCATTGGCGAAACGCTTGCGCGTTTTCGGATCTTCCGCCAGTTGCACGCCCGCCACCAGCCCCACGCCGGAAATCTCGCCGACGATCGGATGGTTAGCGAAGGTTTCTCGCAACTGCTTCTGGAAGTACGGACCCGTATCGGTCTTGACGCGCTCGACGATCTTCTCGTCGCGCAGCACCTTCAGGTTGGCGAGCGCGACCGCGGCGGCCACCGGATGCCCCGAGTAGGTGAGACCGTGATTGAAGTCGCCGTTCTCGATGATCGCTTTCGCGACGCGATCATGCAGACCGACCGCGCCCATCGGGATATAGCCGCTCGTCAGGCCTTTGGCCAGCGTGATCAGATCCGGTTCGAAGCCGAAGTGTTGATGCGCGAACCATTCGCCGGTCCGGCCGAAGCCGCCGATCACTTCGTCGGCGACCAGCAGAATGTCGTACTTGCGGCAAATGCGCTGAATTTCCGGCCAATACGTCGAGGCCGGGAAGATCACGCCGCCGGCTCCCTGGAAAGGCTCACCGATGAACGCGGCCACGTTGTCCGCGCCGATTTCGAGAATCCTGGCTTCCAGTTGCTGGGCACGCGCGAGAGCGAATTCTTCCGGCGTCAGATTGCCTTGCGCTTCACCGAAGAAATACGGCTGGTCGATGTGCACGATGTTCTCGACCTTCGATGGCATCTGTTCATGCATGTAGCCCATGCCGCCCAGCGTGCCGCCCGCGATCGTCGAGCCGTGATAGCCGTTCTTGCGCGAGATCACGAACTTTTTCGAATGCTTGCCTTGCGTCGCCCAGTATTGATGGACGATGCGCAGCACGGTGTCGTTGCCTTCTGAACCGCTGTTGCAATAGAAGAAGTGATTGAACGGCTCGGGCGCCAGTTCTGCGAGCAACGCCGACAGTTCGATCACCGGCGGATGCGTCGTCTTGAAGAAGGTGTTGTAGTAGGGCAGTTCCTGCATCTGCCGGTACGCTGCGTCGGCCAGTTCCTTGCGGCCGTAACCCACATTGACGCACCACAGGCCGGCCATGCCGTCGATCACCTTGTTGCCTTCCGAGTCCCACAGGTAGACACCCTGGGCTTTGACGATCACGCGGCTGCCGCTGCGATTCAACGATCCCATGTCCGAAAACGGATGGATGTGATGCGCGGCGTCGAGTGCGCGGTATTCGGCGGTGCTGCGTTGCTGCTGTGCGGCCTGTGCGCTGGCGGCGGGCTGCGCCGGCTGCACGTATGCGACTTCTTCTGTCCTATAGCTCATACTGCCTCCAATAGTTCTGCGTTTGCGTTGACGTCCCTGACGGTCTCA from Paraburkholderia sp. IMGN_8 encodes the following:
- a CDS encoding ABC transporter permease subunit — encoded protein: MIKPNRTLSTGVLTFGFLFLYIPIISLVVYSFNESKLVTVWSGFSLKWYGALLQDGELLNAAWLSLKIGLLTACASVVIGTWAGFVLARFGRFRGFTLFAGMINAPLVIPEVIQGISLLLLFVALEQMLGWPKGRGLFTIWIGHVMLCVSYVAIIVQSRVKELNKSLEEAALDLGATPFKVFFLITLPLISQALMSGWLLSFTLSFDDLVLSAFLSGPGSTTLPLVVFSRVRLGLNPEMNALATIFITTVTIGVIAVNRWMQLRERKRNRDMQMAFALAEAADPLPAAPQQATARQSLDTARA
- a CDS encoding ABC transporter permease subunit, with the protein product MRNPAPTSPAALGAPSGSRLLGALKNRLSMLVPSGRSTVIGVPFLWLTVFFALPFVLVLKISFADLRLGIPPYTDLVTVKDGMVHFAMQLSHYAFLLQDDLYVATYISSLKMAGISTFFCLLIGYPIAYYIARSEPTKRNLLMMGVMLPFWTSFLIRVYAWIGILKDDGLLNHTLMAIGMIHSPLRLYHTDIGVYIGMVYSYLPFMVMPLYAHLVKRDLTLLEAAYDLGCKPWTAFTRITLPLSKNGIIAGSLLVFIPAVGEYVIPELLGGADTLMIGRVMWDEFFNDMDWPMASAVTVAMVLLLLVPMAVFQYYQVKELEGTK
- the potA gene encoding polyamine ABC transporter ATP-binding protein — protein: MARPAPTTKSKSDEFVRIENVVKKFGDSTAVDNVNLSIAKNELFALLGSSGCGKSTLLRMLAGLESVTSGRIFVDGEDLAAMPPYKRPVNMMFQSYALFPHMSVEANIAFGLKQEGTPKNEIKERVADALNLVQMSKYAQRKPHQLSGGQQQRVALARSLVKRPKLLLLDEPMSALDKKIRQKTQLELVNIIEKVDVTCVMVTHDQEEAMTMAGRLAVMSEGRIVQIGSPSQVYEFPNSRFSAEFIGSTNLFEGTVVEDEPDHIFVESEDLETRMYVSHGITGPLGMPVGISVRPERVKVSLEKPGTPHNWARGVVSDVAYMGSYSLYHVRLPSGKTVVSNLSSSHLMSEGAPSYNDDVFVHWSPASGVVLTQ
- a CDS encoding polyamine ABC transporter substrate-binding protein, whose translation is MSVSHLRHAVAGAALLAFTGFAALSVTPALAADTELNVYNWSDYIAKDTIPNFEKQAGIHVKYDNYDSDDTLQAKLLAGSSGYDIVVPTSNYMAKQIQAGVYQKLDKSKLPNLVNLDPVLMKMIADADPGNQYGVPWAYGTDGIGYNVQAVKKALGDNAPVDSWALVLDPANLSKLKSCGVSFLDQAVDVFAATLQYMHKDPNSTNPADYQAAFEVLKKVRPYITQFNSSGYINDLANNDICVALGWSGDVGIASRRSAEAKRSYQIKFSNAKEGGLLWFDVMVIPKDAPHPEAALKWINYISDPKVNAAITNEVFYPTANKAARQFVTPAVAEDKTVYPGDEVLGKMTLMKPMPTDILRLENRLWAQLKTGH
- a CDS encoding aspartate aminotransferase family protein, yielding MSYRTEEVAYVQPAQPAASAQAAQQQRSTAEYRALDAAHHIHPFSDMGSLNRSGSRVIVKAQGVYLWDSEGNKVIDGMAGLWCVNVGYGRKELADAAYRQMQELPYYNTFFKTTHPPVIELSALLAELAPEPFNHFFYCNSGSEGNDTVLRIVHQYWATQGKHSKKFVISRKNGYHGSTIAGGTLGGMGYMHEQMPSKVENIVHIDQPYFFGEAQGNLTPEEFALARAQQLEARILEIGADNVAAFIGEPFQGAGGVIFPASTYWPEIQRICRKYDILLVADEVIGGFGRTGEWFAHQHFGFEPDLITLAKGLTSGYIPMGAVGLHDRVAKAIIENGDFNHGLTYSGHPVAAAVALANLKVLRDEKIVERVKTDTGPYFQKQLRETFANHPIVGEISGVGLVAGVQLAEDPKTRKRFANGGDVGTICRDFCFNGNLIMRATGDRMLLSPPLVITKLEIDEIVSKAKKAIDATAQQLGIS